In Microbacterium galbinum, a single window of DNA contains:
- the aroB gene encoding 3-dehydroquinate synthase: MTTTTISVTGDDAYDIVIGRDILDRVSEALTPTVRKILVVHPPTLAARAAELRDRLLADTENGPREVLLAEIPDAEQGKRIEVAAFCWQVMGQADFTRTDAVIGYGGGAVTDLAGFVAATWLRGIQLVQVPTTVLGLVDASVGGKTGINTAEGKNLVGAFWAPRAVIGDLDELRSLSANEATAGFAEVVKAGFIWAPEILDIVEADPARAVDPASDEFRRAVELAIGMKAAVVSEDFREAGQREILNYGHTLGHAIEHAERYRWRHGAAISVGMLFAAELSRLAGRLSDEAALRHRAVLESLGLPTSYRAGAWPQLLATMQRDKKSRGGMLRFILLDDIAKPTVLQAPDESLLFAAYQEVGA; the protein is encoded by the coding sequence ATGACCACCACGACCATCAGCGTCACCGGAGACGATGCCTACGACATCGTGATCGGTCGGGACATCCTCGACCGCGTGTCGGAGGCGCTGACGCCCACGGTGCGCAAGATTCTCGTGGTGCACCCTCCGACGCTCGCCGCGCGGGCGGCCGAACTGCGCGACAGACTCCTCGCCGACACCGAGAACGGTCCGCGCGAGGTTCTGCTCGCAGAGATCCCGGATGCCGAGCAGGGCAAGCGCATCGAGGTGGCGGCCTTCTGCTGGCAGGTGATGGGTCAGGCGGACTTCACGCGCACGGATGCCGTGATCGGCTACGGCGGGGGAGCGGTGACCGACCTCGCCGGTTTCGTGGCCGCGACCTGGCTGCGCGGCATTCAGCTCGTGCAGGTGCCCACCACCGTCCTCGGTCTCGTCGACGCCTCCGTCGGGGGCAAGACCGGGATCAACACCGCGGAGGGCAAGAACCTCGTGGGGGCGTTCTGGGCGCCGCGTGCGGTGATCGGCGACCTCGACGAGCTGCGCAGCCTCAGCGCCAACGAGGCGACGGCCGGGTTCGCCGAGGTCGTGAAGGCCGGCTTCATCTGGGCGCCGGAGATCCTCGACATCGTCGAGGCGGATCCCGCACGCGCCGTGGATCCCGCCTCTGACGAGTTCCGCCGCGCCGTCGAGCTCGCGATCGGGATGAAGGCCGCCGTCGTCTCGGAGGACTTCCGAGAGGCCGGTCAACGCGAGATCCTCAACTACGGCCACACGCTCGGACACGCCATCGAGCATGCCGAGCGCTACCGCTGGCGCCACGGCGCGGCGATCTCGGTGGGGATGCTCTTCGCTGCCGAGCTCTCGCGTCTCGCCGGGCGTCTGTCCGACGAGGCGGCGCTGCGCCACCGCGCGGTTCTCGAGTCGCTCGGTCTTCCGACCTCGTACCGCGCGGGCGCCTGGCCGCAGCTCCTGGCCACGATGCAGCGCGACAAGAAGAGTCGTGGGGGAATGCTCCGCTTCATCCTGCTCGACGACATCGCCAAGCCGACCGTTCTCCAGGCTCCCGACGAGTCGCTGCTCTTCGCCGCCTACCAGGAGGTCGGCGCGTGA
- the aroQ gene encoding type II 3-dehydroquinate dehydratase, giving the protein MSARILLVNGPNLNLLGTREPEVYGTATLSDVERLATDAAAAAGYEIRAIQSNHEGVLIDAIQAAREDCAAIVINPGGLTHTSVALRDALTGIALPFAEVHISDVHAREEFRHHSYLEDVAAVRVIGRGVEGYAEAVRRLTALIT; this is encoded by the coding sequence GTGAGCGCTCGGATCCTGCTGGTCAACGGCCCCAACCTCAATCTGCTCGGCACGCGCGAGCCCGAGGTCTACGGCACAGCGACGCTCTCCGACGTCGAGCGTCTCGCGACCGATGCCGCCGCCGCGGCGGGCTACGAGATCCGGGCGATCCAGAGCAATCACGAGGGCGTCCTGATCGATGCGATCCAGGCCGCCCGCGAGGACTGCGCCGCGATCGTGATCAACCCCGGCGGGCTCACCCACACGTCCGTGGCGCTGCGTGACGCATTGACCGGTATCGCCCTGCCCTTCGCCGAGGTGCACATCTCGGACGTGCACGCGCGCGAGGAGTTCCGCCACCACTCCTACCTCGAGGACGTCGCCGCCGTGCGGGTGATCGGGCGCGGCGTGGAGGGGTACGCCGAGGCCGTGCGACGGCTCACCGCCCTCATCACGTAG
- the efp gene encoding elongation factor P — protein sequence MASTADIKNGVVLSIDGQLWSVIEFQHVKPGKGGAFVRTKLKNVVSGKVVDRTYNAGAKIDIENVDRRDFTYLYNDGDGFVFMDATDFDQLTVGAATVGDAKNFLLENQQVTIALNNGNPLYIDLPASVILEVTYTEPGLQGDRSSAGTKPATLETGYEMQVPLFLETGTKIKVDTRTGEYLGREK from the coding sequence ATGGCATCTACCGCAGACATCAAGAACGGCGTCGTCCTCAGCATCGACGGGCAGCTCTGGAGCGTCATCGAGTTCCAGCACGTGAAGCCCGGAAAGGGCGGTGCGTTCGTGCGCACCAAGCTCAAGAACGTCGTCTCCGGCAAGGTCGTCGACCGCACGTACAACGCGGGCGCGAAGATCGACATCGAGAACGTCGACCGCCGCGACTTCACCTATCTGTACAACGACGGCGACGGCTTCGTCTTCATGGACGCCACCGACTTCGACCAGCTCACGGTCGGCGCGGCCACGGTCGGCGATGCGAAGAACTTCCTGCTCGAGAACCAGCAGGTCACGATCGCTCTGAACAACGGCAACCCGCTGTACATCGACCTTCCGGCGTCGGTCATCCTCGAGGTGACGTACACCGAGCCCGGTCTGCAGGGCGACCGCTCGTCGGCCGGCACGAAGCCCGCAACCCTCGAGACCGGCTACGAGATGCAGGTTCCACTGTTCCTCGAGACGGGCACCAAGATCAAGGTCGACACCCGCACGGGTGAGTACCTGGGTCGCGAGAAGTAA
- the nusB gene encoding transcription antitermination factor NusB translates to MSARTKARKRALDILFSADVRGDDVAIALAAEAKRAASEPAREASWLYAREIVDGIIDHRDEIDEQITTHSREWKIERMPAVDRALLRIAVWEILHNDEVPTAVAIDEAVELAKEFSTDDSGAFVHGVLGRVSRAA, encoded by the coding sequence GTGAGCGCTCGGACGAAGGCGCGCAAGCGCGCACTCGACATCCTCTTCTCCGCCGACGTGCGCGGAGACGACGTCGCCATCGCCCTCGCGGCCGAGGCCAAGCGGGCGGCGAGCGAACCTGCTCGCGAGGCCTCGTGGCTGTACGCCCGTGAGATCGTCGACGGCATCATCGATCACCGCGACGAGATAGACGAGCAGATCACCACGCACAGCCGTGAGTGGAAGATCGAGCGGATGCCGGCGGTCGACCGCGCACTCCTGCGCATCGCCGTCTGGGAGATCCTGCACAACGACGAGGTCCCGACGGCCGTCGCGATCGACGAGGCGGTGGAGCTCGCCAAGGAGTTCTCGACCGATGACTCGGGCGCGTTCGTGCATGGTGTCCTCGGCCGGGTGTCCCGCGCGGCCTGA
- a CDS encoding DEAD/DEAH box helicase, protein MALPIDPARREPSRPDDGWRALLGSRDDADDDLAPLALGVELRYREARGGNPWAARPLRAATPRDVARRTGEILLGIRPLERSAASGAWVQGGATWDAVRRSSARYGRERSRWFADLLSIARDSLLSGTAGDWLLVDHLESRLLWSHLRAGAALGIPLVPTQKDVEVVLADRAGVRADIARNDEGDLEVSAAVEFDGETIGDADIRPIGRSGVYAVTSHGHRVRVVLSEIPLSDSVHALVAAPGPLVVPHAEEEAFLREAYPLLARRIEVRGSARVDLPPLPLPTPVLQLTFRRGDTIAFAFEWEYRGFGRVPLDESTHGVRDRAAETAILEPILAVWQRATGARFTSTGAFHDVEAAEFVTHLIPRLEVEGVLVEVSGRRKTYHELTGEPEVTVSTVESADPDWFDLGVLVRIDGRLIPFEPLFTALTKGRRKLLLVDGSYFSLQHPALDRLRELLEEAADLDEWETGPRISRHQTDLWEEFEDLADQALPAVTWRATAEGLRAATGVPSAPMPQGITAELRPYQKEGFDWLAFLWQHRLGGILADDMGLGKTLQILTLIAHARETGERRPFLVIAPTSVAGTWHSEPARFAPGLTVQVRGATRSSGLAEPFGADVVVTTYAVARLDADAFAAVEWAGIVLDEAQFVKNPATKLHRAIAGFRSDVTIAVTGTPLENSLTELWALLQLTAPGLFPSARKFRERYLQPIEQGKVPENEEGGPYRQRRLAQLRRRIRPLVLRRTKEHVAPDLPSKQEQILEVELSASHRALYEAVLQRERQKVLGLLPDLDRNRFIVFRSLTLLRMLSLSPALIDANDRRIGSRKLDVLLERVAELQEEGHRALVFSQFTSFLDLAAERLTAAGIPYAHLDGASLRRQEIVDGFRDGTQPVFLISLKAGGFGLTLTEADYVFLLDPWWNPAAEAQAVDRTHRIGQSSQVFVYRMISVGTIEEKVLDLQRRKARLFSAVMDDEALFAQALTADDIRGLFDD, encoded by the coding sequence ATGGCGCTCCCGATCGATCCCGCGCGACGCGAACCGTCGCGTCCGGACGACGGATGGCGCGCGCTGCTCGGTTCGCGCGACGACGCTGACGACGACCTCGCTCCGCTCGCGCTCGGTGTCGAGCTCCGCTACCGCGAGGCGCGCGGGGGCAACCCCTGGGCGGCCCGACCGCTCCGTGCGGCGACACCTCGCGACGTCGCCCGGCGCACGGGAGAGATCCTCCTCGGCATCCGCCCTCTGGAGCGCAGCGCCGCCAGCGGTGCGTGGGTACAGGGCGGCGCCACGTGGGACGCCGTTCGGCGGTCGTCGGCGCGGTACGGGCGTGAGCGTTCGCGCTGGTTCGCTGACCTCCTGAGCATCGCGCGCGATTCACTGCTCTCGGGCACAGCGGGTGACTGGTTGCTGGTCGACCACCTCGAATCCCGTCTGCTGTGGTCCCACCTCCGCGCGGGCGCGGCACTCGGCATCCCGCTCGTCCCGACGCAGAAGGATGTCGAGGTCGTGCTGGCCGACCGTGCGGGTGTGCGCGCGGACATCGCCAGGAACGACGAGGGCGACCTCGAGGTGTCGGCCGCGGTCGAGTTCGACGGCGAGACGATCGGCGACGCAGACATCCGCCCGATCGGACGCAGCGGCGTCTACGCCGTGACCTCCCATGGGCACCGGGTGCGGGTGGTCCTGTCCGAGATACCGCTCAGCGACTCGGTGCACGCGCTGGTCGCCGCTCCCGGCCCCCTGGTCGTGCCGCATGCAGAAGAAGAGGCGTTCCTGCGCGAGGCGTATCCGCTGCTGGCGCGGCGCATCGAGGTGCGCGGCAGTGCGCGGGTCGATCTTCCGCCGTTGCCCCTGCCGACACCGGTGCTCCAGCTCACGTTCCGTCGCGGCGACACGATCGCCTTCGCGTTCGAATGGGAGTACCGGGGCTTCGGTCGCGTGCCTCTCGACGAGTCCACCCACGGCGTGCGCGATCGGGCGGCCGAGACGGCAATCCTCGAACCGATCCTCGCGGTCTGGCAGCGGGCGACAGGGGCGCGCTTCACATCGACGGGTGCGTTCCACGACGTCGAAGCCGCCGAGTTCGTCACGCATCTCATCCCCCGTCTCGAGGTCGAGGGGGTGCTCGTCGAGGTGTCCGGTCGACGCAAGACGTATCACGAGCTCACCGGCGAACCGGAGGTGACGGTCTCGACGGTCGAATCCGCCGACCCCGACTGGTTCGACCTCGGCGTGCTCGTGCGCATCGACGGCCGACTGATTCCGTTCGAACCGCTCTTCACCGCTCTGACGAAGGGGCGTAGGAAACTCCTCCTCGTAGACGGGAGCTACTTCTCGCTGCAGCATCCTGCGCTGGATCGCTTGCGCGAACTGCTCGAGGAGGCCGCCGACCTCGACGAGTGGGAGACCGGGCCCCGCATCAGCCGTCATCAGACCGACCTCTGGGAGGAGTTCGAGGATCTCGCCGATCAGGCTCTCCCCGCCGTCACCTGGCGGGCCACGGCCGAAGGGCTGCGCGCTGCCACGGGTGTGCCGTCCGCACCGATGCCGCAGGGGATCACCGCCGAGCTGCGTCCGTATCAGAAGGAGGGATTCGACTGGCTCGCCTTCCTCTGGCAGCACCGGTTGGGCGGGATCCTCGCCGACGACATGGGCCTGGGGAAGACACTCCAGATCCTCACTCTGATCGCGCATGCCCGCGAGACGGGCGAGCGCCGGCCGTTCCTCGTGATCGCGCCGACGTCGGTCGCCGGAACGTGGCATTCCGAGCCGGCCAGGTTCGCCCCCGGGCTGACGGTGCAGGTGCGCGGCGCGACGCGCTCGTCCGGTCTGGCCGAGCCGTTCGGCGCCGACGTGGTCGTCACCACCTACGCGGTCGCCCGTCTCGACGCGGATGCCTTCGCCGCGGTCGAGTGGGCGGGGATCGTGCTCGATGAGGCCCAGTTCGTCAAGAATCCCGCGACCAAATTGCACCGCGCGATCGCGGGCTTCCGCTCGGACGTGACGATCGCCGTGACCGGAACCCCCCTCGAGAACAGCCTCACCGAGCTCTGGGCGCTGCTCCAGCTCACCGCACCCGGTCTCTTCCCCTCCGCCCGAAAGTTCCGTGAGCGCTACCTCCAGCCGATCGAGCAGGGCAAGGTCCCCGAGAACGAGGAGGGCGGCCCCTACCGTCAGCGTCGTCTCGCGCAGCTGCGGCGACGGATCCGCCCCCTGGTGCTGCGGCGCACCAAGGAGCACGTGGCCCCCGACCTCCCCTCGAAGCAGGAGCAGATCCTCGAAGTCGAGCTCAGCGCCTCGCATCGCGCGCTGTACGAGGCCGTGCTGCAGCGCGAGCGTCAGAAGGTGCTCGGTCTGCTGCCCGATCTCGATCGCAACCGGTTCATCGTGTTCCGTTCGCTGACGCTGCTGCGGATGCTGAGCCTGTCGCCGGCCCTCATCGATGCGAACGATCGCCGGATCGGGTCGCGCAAGCTCGACGTTCTCCTGGAGAGGGTGGCCGAACTGCAGGAGGAGGGCCACCGCGCCCTCGTCTTCAGCCAGTTCACGTCGTTCCTCGACCTCGCCGCCGAACGGCTCACCGCCGCCGGTATCCCGTATGCGCATCTCGACGGAGCGTCCCTGCGCCGACAGGAGATCGTCGACGGCTTCCGGGACGGCACGCAGCCGGTCTTCCTCATCAGCCTCAAAGCGGGTGGGTTCGGCCTGACGCTCACCGAGGCCGACTACGTCTTCCTGCTGGACCCGTGGTGGAACCCGGCGGCCGAGGCGCAGGCCGTCGACCGCACGCACCGCATCGGACAGTCCTCGCAGGTCTTCGTCTATCGCATGATCTCGGTGGGCACGATCGAGGAGAAGGTGCTCGACCTGCAGCGGCGCAAGGCACGGCTCTTCTCGGCCGTGATGGACGACGAGGCCCTCTTCGCCCAGGCGCTCACCGCGGACGACATCCGCGGACTCTTCGACGACTGA
- a CDS encoding Rieske 2Fe-2S domain-containing protein: MRITGLGHAGMFIETVGGNIICDPVLGPSFFGSWFPFPDNRALDWERFGREADFLYISHRHRDHFDPKLLERYIRKDIEVLLPEYPIDDLEQDIRALGYTNITYAPAGEIIERGDLKIMITPLRAPSDGPIGDSSLSVDDGTGSVLNQNDSHPLDLDSLLHFGKPDAYFTQVSGAIWWPMVYDLPMDAKQNFAQLKREAQNKRAMYYIEKVDAPHVFPMAGPPMFLRDELFDFNGTGRNGESIFTDQKQFLAHMKELAPQYDGQLFIPGTVVTVASGDVTTEQTLYTDAEISHIFDEKWDYLEEQRASRQQEIRDEEASRAEALPAEEILAAIKEWWEPLLKKSRTIRLGVGGNVRFRIGDLDMVVDFPRAKVREYAGEECVYWYTIPADLVSTNIRDHEIDWSNSIFLSMQFQVGRSGKFNEFLTTFLKCLSVDRIEYVENWYQEQTDQTEDAEIGDWLVQRRCPHLRADLTRTGTVDGDGILTCSMHDWKWDLKTGRCLSTSGHPIRSSKLEEPAGDVLAEAS, translated from the coding sequence ATGCGGATCACGGGACTCGGCCACGCCGGGATGTTCATCGAGACGGTTGGCGGGAACATCATCTGCGACCCCGTGCTCGGACCGTCCTTCTTCGGCTCCTGGTTCCCCTTCCCCGACAACCGCGCGCTCGACTGGGAGCGCTTCGGGAGGGAAGCGGACTTCCTCTACATCTCGCATCGTCACCGCGACCACTTCGACCCGAAGCTGCTCGAGCGGTACATCCGCAAGGACATCGAGGTGCTGCTGCCCGAGTACCCGATCGACGATCTCGAGCAGGACATCCGTGCCCTCGGTTACACCAACATCACGTACGCGCCCGCGGGCGAGATCATCGAGCGCGGCGACCTCAAGATCATGATCACCCCGCTGCGCGCCCCCAGCGACGGCCCGATCGGCGACTCCTCGCTCAGCGTCGACGACGGCACCGGGTCGGTGCTGAACCAGAACGATTCGCACCCGCTCGACCTCGACAGCCTGCTGCACTTCGGCAAGCCCGACGCGTATTTCACCCAGGTCTCGGGCGCGATCTGGTGGCCGATGGTCTACGACCTCCCGATGGATGCGAAACAGAACTTCGCCCAGCTCAAGCGCGAGGCGCAGAACAAGCGCGCGATGTACTACATCGAGAAGGTCGATGCGCCGCACGTGTTCCCGATGGCGGGACCGCCCATGTTCCTGCGCGACGAGCTCTTCGACTTCAACGGCACGGGGCGCAACGGCGAATCGATCTTCACCGACCAGAAGCAGTTCCTCGCGCACATGAAGGAGCTGGCGCCGCAGTACGACGGTCAGCTCTTCATCCCCGGTACGGTCGTCACGGTCGCCTCGGGTGACGTCACGACCGAGCAGACGCTGTACACCGATGCCGAGATCTCGCACATCTTCGACGAGAAGTGGGACTACCTCGAGGAGCAGCGCGCCAGTCGTCAGCAGGAGATCCGCGACGAAGAGGCCTCGCGAGCCGAGGCGCTGCCCGCGGAGGAGATCCTCGCGGCGATCAAGGAGTGGTGGGAGCCGCTGCTGAAGAAGTCCCGCACGATCCGTCTCGGCGTCGGCGGCAACGTGCGGTTCCGGATCGGCGACCTCGACATGGTGGTCGACTTCCCGCGCGCCAAGGTGCGCGAGTACGCGGGGGAGGAGTGCGTCTACTGGTACACGATCCCCGCCGACCTCGTCTCGACGAACATCCGTGATCACGAGATCGACTGGTCGAACTCGATCTTCCTGTCGATGCAGTTCCAGGTAGGGCGCAGCGGCAAGTTCAACGAGTTCCTGACGACGTTCCTCAAGTGCCTGTCGGTCGACCGCATCGAGTACGTCGAGAACTGGTACCAGGAGCAGACCGACCAGACCGAGGACGCCGAGATCGGCGACTGGCTCGTGCAGCGTCGGTGCCCGCACCTGCGCGCCGACCTCACCCGCACCGGAACGGTCGACGGCGACGGCATCCTCACGTGCAGCATGCACGACTGGAAGTGGGACCTGAAGACCGGTCGCTGCCTGTCGACGAGCGGTCACCCGATCCGCTCCTCGAAGCTCGAGGAGCCGGCCGGCGACGTGCTCGCCGAGGCGAGCTGA
- the pyrR gene encoding bifunctional pyr operon transcriptional regulator/uracil phosphoribosyltransferase PyrR encodes MSARTVLHEADISRALTRIAHEILESNRGADDIVLLGIPTRGVTLARRLGALISEIAQRPVPVGALDVTLFRDDLAKHPTRSPRPTEIPAGGIEGRTVVLVDDVLFSGRSIRAALDAIQSIGRPSVVRLAILVDRGHRELPIRPDFVGKNIPSARTERVNVRLVENDGAEEVTIGE; translated from the coding sequence ATGAGTGCACGCACCGTCTTGCACGAAGCCGATATCTCGCGGGCTCTGACCCGTATCGCGCACGAGATCCTCGAATCGAATCGAGGGGCCGATGACATCGTCCTGCTGGGTATCCCGACCCGCGGAGTGACGCTCGCCCGTCGCCTCGGCGCTCTGATCAGCGAGATCGCTCAGCGTCCCGTTCCGGTGGGCGCCCTCGACGTCACGCTCTTCCGCGACGATCTGGCGAAGCATCCGACGCGTTCTCCGCGTCCGACCGAGATCCCCGCCGGCGGTATCGAGGGGCGCACGGTCGTGCTCGTCGACGACGTGCTCTTCTCCGGTCGGAGCATCCGTGCCGCGCTCGACGCGATCCAGTCGATCGGCCGCCCGTCCGTCGTGCGACTGGCGATCCTGGTCGACCGCGGCCACCGCGAGCTGCCGATCCGCCCCGATTTCGTCGGCAAGAACATCCCCTCCGCGCGCACCGAGCGTGTCAACGTGCGTCTCGTCGAGAATGACGGGGCCGAGGAGGTGACGATCGGCGAATGA
- a CDS encoding aspartate carbamoyltransferase catalytic subunit has translation MRHLLDTRTLDRATALRILDVAEDMSDTQSREVKKLPTLRGKTVVNLFFEDSTRTRISFEAAAKRLSADVINFAAKGSSVSKGESLKDTAQTLEAIGADAVVIRHPGSGAPQTLATSGWISAGVVNAGDGTHEHPTQALLDAFTIRKRRFGADSRGRDLSGVRVVIVGDVLHSRVARSNVWLLTTLGADVTVVAPPTLVPQNVSLWPIRVVYDLDEALAGEPDAVMMLRIQLERMNAAYFPTEREYSRRWGLDARRVAGLPDGSIVMHPGPMNRGLEISSEAADSPRSTVLEQVTNGVSVRMAVLYLLLAGERDDERGGDL, from the coding sequence ATGAGGCACCTCCTGGATACCCGCACCCTCGATCGCGCCACCGCGCTGCGCATCCTCGACGTCGCCGAGGACATGTCCGACACGCAGTCCCGCGAGGTCAAGAAGCTCCCGACCCTGCGGGGCAAGACCGTCGTGAACCTCTTCTTCGAGGACTCGACGCGGACGCGTATCTCGTTCGAGGCCGCCGCCAAGCGCCTCTCGGCCGATGTCATCAACTTCGCCGCCAAGGGCTCCAGCGTGTCGAAGGGCGAGAGCCTCAAGGATACGGCCCAGACCCTCGAGGCGATCGGCGCCGACGCGGTCGTCATCCGCCACCCCGGCTCCGGCGCCCCGCAGACGCTGGCGACGAGCGGATGGATCTCCGCCGGCGTCGTCAACGCCGGCGATGGAACGCACGAGCACCCCACTCAGGCGCTGCTCGACGCGTTCACGATCCGCAAGCGGCGGTTCGGTGCTGACAGCCGAGGCCGCGACCTCTCCGGCGTGCGCGTCGTGATCGTCGGCGACGTGCTGCACTCCCGGGTCGCGCGCTCGAACGTCTGGCTCCTCACGACCCTCGGCGCCGACGTCACCGTCGTCGCGCCGCCGACGCTCGTGCCGCAGAACGTATCGCTGTGGCCGATCCGCGTGGTCTACGACCTCGACGAGGCGCTGGCCGGCGAACCGGACGCGGTCATGATGCTGCGGATCCAGCTCGAGCGGATGAATGCCGCGTATTTCCCTACTGAGCGGGAGTATTCACGGCGCTGGGGACTCGACGCACGGCGTGTGGCCGGTCTTCCGGACGGTAGCATTGTGATGCACCCCGGACCGATGAACCGCGGACTGGAGATCTCCTCCGAAGCGGCCGATTCGCCCCGCTCCACGGTGCTGGAGCAGGTCACCAACGGAGTATCCGTGCGCATGGCGGTGCTGTACCTGCTGCTGGCAGGGGAACGAGACGACGAACGAGGGGGAGACCTGTGA
- a CDS encoding dihydroorotase, with protein sequence MSETLVITGAKLLGTDSADIIIEDGLIAEIGSGLSRAGARVIDAEGLVALPGLVDLHTHLREPGYEASETILTGTRAAASGGFTAVFAMPNTSPVADTAGVVEQELALGEAAGYATVQPIGAVTVGQKGERLAELGAMASSRARVRVFSDDGFCVFDPLIMRRALEYVKSFDGVIAQHAQDPRLTEGAQMNEGTVSAELGLTGWPAVAEESIIARDVLLAEHVGSRLHVCHLSTAGSVDIIRWAKKRGIAVTAEVTPHHLLLTDELVRGYDARYKVNPPLRREEDVLAVREGLADGTIDIVATDHAPHPSEAKACEWQAAANGMVGLESALRVVHQSMVQTGLLGWEDVARVMSATPARIGRLTGHGTPLLAGQPAQLALYDASVEGVFSEGDLHGRSTNSPYLGRALPGRVEYTVHGGRLTVDAGSLVEGLNA encoded by the coding sequence GTGAGCGAGACCCTCGTCATCACCGGTGCGAAGCTGCTCGGCACGGACAGTGCCGACATCATCATCGAGGACGGCCTGATCGCCGAGATCGGCAGCGGTCTCAGCCGCGCCGGGGCTCGAGTCATCGACGCCGAGGGCCTGGTCGCACTGCCGGGCCTGGTCGACCTCCACACCCACCTGCGGGAGCCCGGCTACGAGGCATCCGAGACCATCCTCACCGGCACGCGGGCCGCAGCATCCGGCGGGTTCACGGCCGTCTTCGCGATGCCGAACACCTCGCCGGTCGCCGACACCGCCGGCGTGGTCGAGCAGGAACTCGCCCTGGGCGAGGCCGCCGGCTACGCCACCGTGCAGCCGATCGGCGCGGTCACCGTCGGGCAGAAGGGCGAGCGGCTGGCCGAGCTCGGGGCGATGGCCTCCTCGCGCGCCCGGGTACGCGTCTTCAGCGACGACGGCTTCTGCGTCTTCGATCCGCTCATCATGCGGCGCGCGCTCGAGTACGTGAAGTCCTTCGACGGCGTCATCGCCCAGCACGCACAGGATCCGCGCCTCACCGAGGGCGCCCAGATGAACGAGGGCACCGTCTCGGCGGAGCTCGGGCTCACGGGCTGGCCCGCGGTCGCGGAGGAGTCGATCATCGCGCGCGACGTGCTGCTCGCCGAGCACGTCGGGTCGCGCCTGCACGTCTGCCATCTGTCGACGGCCGGGTCGGTGGACATCATCCGCTGGGCCAAGAAGCGCGGGATCGCGGTGACCGCCGAGGTCACCCCTCACCACCTGCTCCTCACCGACGAGCTCGTGCGAGGATACGACGCCCGCTACAAGGTCAACCCGCCGCTGCGCCGCGAGGAGGACGTGCTCGCCGTGCGCGAGGGCCTCGCCGACGGCACGATCGACATCGTGGCCACCGATCATGCGCCGCACCCGAGCGAGGCGAAGGCGTGCGAGTGGCAGGCCGCCGCGAACGGCATGGTGGGGCTCGAGAGCGCCCTGCGCGTCGTGCACCAGTCGATGGTGCAGACCGGACTGCTCGGCTGGGAGGACGTCGCTCGGGTGATGAGCGCGACCCCCGCCAGGATCGGTCGTCTCACCGGTCACGGCACACCGCTCCTCGCCGGACAGCCCGCGCAGCTCGCGCTCTACGACGCCTCGGTCGAGGGCGTCTTCAGCGAGGGGGACCTGCACGGGCGCAGCACCAACTCTCCGTACCTCGGTCGGGCCCTGCCCGGTCGGGTGGAGTACACGGTGCACGGCGGACGGCTGACGGTCGACGCCGGCTCGCTGGTCGAGGGCCTGAACGCATGA
- a CDS encoding PH-like domain-containing protein — translation MSARDIAIAITIAFALLVLLTMLLSWRRRQRRDSAIVAPLGVPEHAEVASRHEVLYVSTTKHDQPLERLAISPLAYRARGELAITDRGVALCLDGAPTVFLASSRLVDIGRATVTIDRVVEPGGLVRIDWRADDLTVVDSYLRLATGDPQNLISDLRRLIPAAHDTGATE, via the coding sequence ATGAGCGCACGGGACATCGCGATCGCGATCACCATCGCTTTCGCCCTCCTCGTCCTGCTGACGATGCTGCTCTCGTGGCGACGACGGCAGCGACGCGATTCGGCGATCGTCGCTCCGCTGGGAGTGCCCGAGCACGCCGAGGTCGCGTCGCGTCATGAAGTGCTCTACGTCTCGACGACGAAGCACGACCAGCCCCTCGAGCGCCTCGCGATCTCGCCGCTGGCCTACCGCGCACGCGGTGAGCTCGCGATCACGGACCGCGGCGTGGCGCTCTGCCTCGACGGAGCACCGACCGTGTTCCTCGCCTCCTCCCGCCTGGTCGACATCGGCCGCGCGACCGTCACCATCGACCGCGTGGTCGAGCCGGGCGGACTCGTGCGGATCGACTGGCGGGCCGACGACCTCACCGTCGTCGATTCCTACCTGCGACTCGCCACCGGCGATCCCCAGAACCTCATCTCCGACCTGCGACGGCTCATCCCCGCCGCTCACGACACAGGAGCCACAGAATGA